In Atribacterota bacterium, the following are encoded in one genomic region:
- the pth gene encoding aminoacyl-tRNA hydrolase, with protein sequence MSIIVGLGNPGTQYQNTRHNIGFQVLERLALRFTDHNLKWKKKFLAYILYHRFLEQEIILVKPQTFMNLSGRSVREIVAYYNISYNQLLIIYDDFHLPLGIIRIRNRGSSGGHNGMDSVINSLESEDIPRLRIGIRNDKLLENLDYSDFVLSNFLPEEKDLVENTITHAVQAVEDILSKGYNFAMRKYNGLDLNN encoded by the coding sequence ATGAGCATAATTGTGGGTTTGGGTAATCCTGGAACCCAATATCAAAACACTAGGCACAATATTGGGTTTCAAGTTCTGGAAAGATTAGCTCTTAGGTTTACTGACCATAATCTGAAATGGAAAAAGAAATTTTTAGCATACATTCTCTATCACAGATTTCTGGAGCAGGAAATTATTTTAGTTAAACCGCAAACCTTTATGAATCTTAGTGGTAGATCGGTAAGAGAAATTGTAGCTTATTATAATATTAGCTATAATCAATTACTAATTATTTATGATGATTTTCATCTTCCTCTGGGAATTATAAGGATTAGAAATAGGGGAAGTTCGGGTGGGCATAATGGAATGGATTCTGTAATAAATAGTCTGGAATCAGAAGATATTCCGCGTTTGAGAATTGGAATAAGAAATGATAAGCTGTTAGAGAATCTAGACTATTCTGATTTTGTATTATCTAATTTCTTACCTGAAGAGAAAGATTTGGTAGAGAATACTATTACCCATGCGGTACAGGCAGTAGAAGATATTTTAAGCAAAGGTTATAATTTTGCCATGAGAAAATATAACGGATTAGATTTAAATAATTAA